In one Streptomyces sp. NBC_00597 genomic region, the following are encoded:
- a CDS encoding Tex family protein: MTMSIEGRIAEELGVRERQVKAAVELLDGGSTVPFIARYRKEATEMLDDAQLRTLEERLRYLRELEDRRAAILDSVREQGKLDAELEARINAADTKARLEDIYLPFKPKRRTKAQIAREAGLEPLADGLLTDPSVEPAAAAAAFVDADKGVADPAAALEGARAILTEKFAEDADLIGELRERLWGRGRLAAKVREGKEEAGAKFADYFDFAEPFTALPSHRVLAMLRGEKEDVLDLTLEPEEPGQTPGPSTYEGMVARRFDIADRGRPGDKWLADTVRWAWRTKIQVHLGIDLRMRLRAAAEDEAVRVFAANLRDLLLAAPAGTRATLGLDPGFRTGVKVAVVDATGKVVATDVIHPHVPANRWDESLAKLARLAKEHAVELIAIGNGTASRETDKLAGDLVSRHPELKLTKVMVSEAGASVYSASAFASQELPDMDVSLRGAVSIARRLQDPLAELVKIDPKSIGVGQYQHDLSEVKLSRSLDAVVEDCVNGVGVDVNTASAPLLSRVSGISGGLAENIVAHRDANGPFRSRKALKDVARLGPKAYEQCAGFLRIRGGDDPLDFSSVHPESYPLVRGMAKTAGSEVAALIGNTGVLRSLRPEQFVTEAFGLPTVTDILRELEKPGRDPRPAFKTATFKEGVEKIGDLAPGMILEGVVTNVAAFGAFIDIGVHQDGLAHVSALSTNFVKDPRDVVKPGDIVRVKVMDVDIPRKRISLTLRLEDEADRSAGAPRQREDRQDRQDRQDRRGGRPPQQRGGGQGQGGQGQAGQGQAGQGRGQGGGQRQGGGRGQGGGQRQGGGGSPAPANSAMADALRRAGLTGGPEERRKR, from the coding sequence GTGACGATGTCCATCGAAGGCAGGATCGCCGAGGAGCTCGGCGTACGGGAGCGGCAGGTCAAGGCCGCCGTCGAGCTGCTCGACGGCGGCTCCACCGTGCCGTTCATCGCGCGCTACCGCAAGGAAGCGACCGAGATGCTCGACGACGCCCAGCTGCGCACCCTTGAGGAGCGGCTGCGGTATCTGCGCGAGCTGGAGGACCGGCGCGCGGCGATCCTGGACTCCGTACGGGAGCAGGGCAAGCTCGACGCCGAGCTGGAGGCCAGGATCAACGCGGCCGACACCAAGGCCCGGCTGGAGGACATCTACCTCCCGTTCAAGCCCAAGCGGCGCACCAAGGCGCAGATCGCCCGCGAGGCGGGTCTGGAGCCCCTCGCCGACGGCCTGCTGACCGATCCGTCGGTGGAACCGGCCGCCGCCGCGGCCGCGTTCGTCGACGCCGACAAGGGCGTCGCCGACCCGGCCGCCGCCCTGGAGGGCGCCCGCGCCATCCTCACCGAGAAGTTCGCCGAGGACGCCGACCTGATCGGCGAACTGCGCGAGCGCCTGTGGGGCCGCGGCCGGCTCGCCGCGAAGGTCCGCGAGGGCAAGGAGGAGGCGGGCGCCAAGTTCGCCGACTACTTCGACTTCGCCGAACCGTTCACCGCGCTGCCCTCGCACCGCGTCCTCGCCATGCTCCGCGGCGAGAAGGAGGACGTCCTCGACCTCACCCTGGAGCCCGAGGAGCCGGGCCAGACCCCCGGACCGTCCACGTACGAGGGAATGGTCGCCCGTCGCTTCGACATCGCCGATCGCGGCCGTCCCGGCGACAAGTGGCTGGCCGACACGGTCCGCTGGGCCTGGCGCACGAAGATCCAGGTGCACCTCGGCATCGACTTGCGGATGCGCTTGCGCGCCGCCGCCGAGGACGAGGCGGTACGGGTCTTCGCCGCGAACCTGCGCGACCTGCTGCTCGCGGCCCCGGCCGGTACCCGGGCCACCCTCGGCCTCGACCCGGGCTTCCGCACGGGCGTGAAGGTCGCGGTCGTGGACGCCACCGGCAAGGTCGTCGCCACCGACGTGATCCACCCGCACGTCCCCGCCAACAGGTGGGACGAGTCGCTCGCCAAGCTGGCCCGCCTGGCCAAGGAGCACGCGGTCGAGCTGATCGCCATCGGCAACGGCACGGCCTCGCGCGAGACCGACAAGCTCGCCGGGGACCTCGTCTCCCGCCACCCCGAGCTGAAGCTCACCAAGGTGATGGTGTCCGAGGCGGGCGCCTCCGTGTACTCGGCTTCCGCGTTCGCCTCGCAGGAACTCCCGGACATGGACGTGTCGCTGCGCGGCGCGGTCTCCATCGCCCGGCGCCTCCAGGACCCGCTCGCCGAACTCGTCAAGATCGACCCCAAGTCGATCGGCGTCGGCCAGTACCAGCACGACCTCTCCGAGGTGAAGCTCTCGCGCTCCCTGGACGCGGTCGTCGAGGACTGCGTGAACGGCGTCGGGGTGGACGTCAACACCGCCTCCGCACCCCTGCTCTCGCGGGTCTCGGGCATCAGCGGCGGGCTCGCGGAGAACATCGTGGCCCACCGCGACGCCAACGGCCCCTTCCGCAGCCGCAAGGCGCTCAAGGACGTGGCCCGGCTCGGCCCGAAGGCGTACGAGCAGTGCGCGGGCTTCCTGCGGATCCGCGGCGGGGACGACCCGCTGGACTTCTCCAGCGTGCACCCCGAGTCGTACCCGCTGGTCCGGGGCATGGCCAAGACGGCCGGCAGCGAGGTGGCGGCCCTGATCGGCAACACCGGCGTGCTGCGCTCGCTGCGGCCGGAGCAGTTCGTCACCGAGGCGTTCGGGCTGCCGACCGTCACGGACATCCTGCGCGAGCTGGAGAAGCCGGGCCGTGACCCGCGCCCCGCCTTCAAGACGGCCACCTTCAAGGAGGGCGTCGAGAAGATCGGCGACCTGGCGCCCGGGATGATCCTGGAGGGCGTGGTCACGAACGTGGCCGCGTTCGGCGCCTTCATCGACATCGGCGTCCACCAGGACGGCCTGGCCCACGTTTCGGCGCTGTCGACGAACTTCGTCAAGGACCCGCGGGACGTGGTCAAGCCGGGCGACATCGTCCGGGTGAAGGTCATGGACGTGGACATCCCGCGCAAGCGGATCTCGCTGACGCTGCGGCTGGAGGACGAGGCCGACCGCTCGGCGGGCGCTCCCCGCCAGCGCGAGGACCGCCAGGACCGCCAGGACCGCCAGGACCGGCGCGGCGGCAGGCCCCCGCAGCAGCGAGGCGGCGGCCAGGGCCAGGGCGGCCAGGGTCAAGCAGGTCAGGGCCAAGCAGGCCAGGGCCGCGGCCAGGGCGGCGGCCAGCGTCAGGGCGGCGGCCGGGGCCAGGGCGGCGGCCAGCGCCAAGGTGGCGGCGGCTCCCCGGCCCCGGCCAACAGCGCGATGGCGGACGCCCTGCGCAGGGCCGGCCTCACGGGCGGCCCCGAGGAGCGCCGCAAGCGCTGA
- a CDS encoding MAB_1171c family putative transporter — MDAAELAALGDSLAVPSVVCLWIAVLLRAPAALRSPQQRGLWLAVATAAAAMTLNLPAVVTYAMRDPDYAHTVGLVRNLIGVLSAGTVLYFVAAATRGRALQLASWIGTVAWLTTLVVLDTAAPAHTAHTIPPHGGPVPSLAYWLFLISAHLLANTTCVSLCWRYSRRTESGGLAAGLRLFGLGTALAGLFWFAYLLKALFGSTWAMPALPLMMNLHGLLRAAAILVPTLFTLRRTSADIATAWRLWPLWHDLVEAVPHVALTKPRAGRVVELLWPPVPRNLLVYRKVIETRDAILILGEYVAPGVPELARSHVTGHGIPEQRRSAAALACVLKDARRAKLAGRPGQPGEDAAWELPAAMQTSTEGGDLDDEARFLVDVAQAYGSASTTDFTPQLRNTP; from the coding sequence ATGGACGCCGCTGAACTCGCCGCCCTGGGCGACTCGCTGGCCGTGCCCAGCGTCGTCTGCCTGTGGATCGCGGTCCTGCTCCGCGCCCCGGCCGCCCTGCGCTCCCCGCAGCAGCGCGGCCTGTGGCTCGCCGTCGCCACCGCCGCCGCGGCGATGACCCTCAACCTTCCGGCCGTCGTCACGTACGCGATGCGCGACCCGGACTACGCGCACACCGTCGGCCTCGTCCGCAACCTGATAGGGGTCCTGTCCGCGGGCACCGTGCTCTACTTCGTCGCCGCAGCCACCCGCGGCCGGGCCCTCCAACTCGCCTCCTGGATCGGCACGGTGGCCTGGCTCACCACCCTCGTGGTGCTGGACACGGCCGCCCCCGCGCACACCGCGCACACCATCCCGCCGCACGGCGGTCCCGTGCCCTCCCTCGCGTACTGGCTGTTCCTGATCTCCGCGCACCTCCTCGCCAACACCACCTGCGTCTCCCTCTGCTGGCGCTACAGCCGCCGCACCGAGAGCGGGGGACTCGCCGCCGGGTTGCGGCTGTTCGGCCTCGGCACCGCGCTCGCCGGCCTGTTCTGGTTCGCGTACCTCCTCAAGGCCCTGTTCGGCAGCACCTGGGCGATGCCCGCACTGCCCCTGATGATGAACCTGCACGGACTGCTGCGGGCCGCCGCGATCCTCGTGCCGACCCTGTTCACCCTGCGCCGCACGAGCGCCGACATCGCCACCGCCTGGCGGCTGTGGCCGCTCTGGCACGACCTCGTCGAGGCCGTCCCGCACGTCGCCCTCACCAAGCCGCGGGCCGGCCGGGTCGTGGAGCTGCTGTGGCCGCCCGTGCCGCGCAACCTGCTCGTCTACCGCAAGGTCATAGAGACCCGCGACGCGATCCTGATCCTCGGTGAGTACGTCGCCCCCGGCGTCCCGGAGCTCGCCCGCAGCCATGTCACCGGGCACGGGATCCCCGAGCAACGCCGCTCCGCGGCAGCGCTGGCCTGCGTACTGAAGGACGCGCGGCGGGCGAAGCTCGCCGGACGGCCCGGACAGCCGGGGGAGGACGCCGCATGGGAGCTGCCCGCCGCGATGCAGACCTCCACCGAGGGCGGCGACCTCGACGACGAGGCCCGGTTCCTGGTCGACGTGGCCCAGGCCTACGGCTCGGCGTCGACCACGGACTTCACCCCGCAACTCCGGAACACCCCGTAG
- a CDS encoding SDR family NAD(P)-dependent oxidoreductase, whose translation MTTVLITGASAGLGAAFARGFAAKGCELVLVARDKDRLDAVARELGREFGTTSEVLPADLLDAADRTAVAERLADPERPVDILVNNAGFGLPAPFPHSPVEDEERLLDLLVKVPLRLTHAVLPGLRERRRGAVVNVSSVAGLLPTGTYGAAKAWVTAFSESLRVDMAPYGVRVLAVVPGFTRTEFQARAGMDVSALREGVWLEPEAVVAKALRDLALRRPVSITGRRYQAYALAVRHLPRGFVAERLARKRRAPQR comes from the coding sequence TTGACCACCGTTCTGATCACCGGGGCCAGCGCCGGCCTCGGCGCCGCCTTCGCCCGGGGCTTCGCGGCCAAGGGCTGCGAGCTCGTCCTGGTCGCCCGCGACAAGGACCGCCTGGACGCCGTGGCCCGCGAGCTCGGCCGGGAGTTCGGCACGACCAGCGAGGTCCTGCCCGCCGACCTGCTGGACGCCGCGGACCGCACGGCCGTCGCCGAGCGGCTCGCCGACCCGGAGCGGCCGGTGGACATCCTGGTCAACAACGCGGGCTTCGGCCTTCCCGCACCGTTCCCGCACAGCCCGGTCGAGGACGAGGAACGGCTGCTCGACCTGCTGGTCAAGGTCCCGCTGCGGCTCACCCACGCCGTGCTGCCGGGGTTGCGCGAGCGCCGCCGGGGCGCGGTGGTGAACGTCTCCTCGGTGGCGGGACTCCTGCCGACCGGGACGTACGGGGCCGCCAAGGCCTGGGTCACCGCGTTCAGCGAGTCCCTGCGGGTGGACATGGCGCCGTACGGGGTCCGGGTGCTGGCGGTGGTCCCGGGTTTCACCCGCACCGAGTTCCAGGCGCGCGCCGGGATGGACGTCAGCGCGCTGCGCGAGGGGGTCTGGCTGGAACCGGAGGCCGTGGTGGCCAAGGCTCTGCGGGACCTGGCCCTGCGCCGGCCGGTGAGCATCACGGGCCGGCGCTACCAGGCGTACGCGCTCGCCGTACGGCACCTGCCGCGCGGCTTCGTGGCCGAGCGGCTGGCCCGCAAACGGCGCGCACCGCAGCGGTAG
- the abc-f gene encoding ribosomal protection-like ABC-F family protein codes for MTATLVAKNLTAAHGERTLFAGLDLVVAPGDVIGLVGVNGAGKSTLLRLLAGLDTPETGELRLSPPTAAVGHLPQEPERRPQESVREFLARRTGVAAAQAALDAATQGLVDGTPGADDAYATTLDQWLNLGGADLDERAQEVADELGLAVSLDLPMTALSGGQAARAGLASLLLSRYDVFLLDEPTNDLDLEGLERLEQFVKGLRAGTVVISHDREFLTRTVTKVLELDLAQQQINLYGGGYDAYLEERERARTHAREEYDEYSDKRTALEGRAQMQRNWMDKGVRNARRKATDNDKIGKKLRGESSEKQAAKARQTQRAIERLEVVDEPRKEWELRMEIAAAPRSGSVVATLNEASVRRGDFTFGPASLQIDWADRVAITGANGAGKSTLLAVLLGRLAPDSGAVTLGSGVLVGEVDQARGLFLGDEPLLEAFCAAVPDTEPAEVRTLLAKFGLKAAHVLRPAATLSPGERTRAALALLQGRGVNLLVLDEPTNHLDLPAIEQLESALDAYEGTLLLVTHDRRMLDAVHVTRRLEVADGKVTEL; via the coding sequence ATGACTGCAACCCTCGTCGCCAAGAACCTCACCGCCGCGCACGGTGAGCGCACGCTCTTCGCCGGTCTCGACCTCGTCGTCGCGCCCGGCGACGTCATCGGCCTCGTCGGCGTCAACGGCGCCGGGAAGTCCACCCTGCTGCGCCTGCTCGCCGGCCTGGACACCCCCGAGACCGGTGAGCTGCGGCTCTCCCCGCCCACCGCCGCCGTCGGCCACCTGCCCCAGGAGCCGGAGCGCCGCCCCCAGGAGTCGGTGCGGGAGTTCCTGGCCCGGCGCACGGGCGTGGCCGCCGCCCAGGCGGCGCTGGACGCGGCGACGCAGGGCCTGGTCGACGGCACCCCCGGCGCGGACGACGCGTACGCGACGACGCTGGACCAGTGGCTGAACCTCGGCGGCGCCGACCTCGACGAGCGGGCCCAGGAGGTCGCCGACGAGCTCGGGCTGGCCGTCAGCCTGGACCTGCCCATGACCGCCCTGTCCGGCGGCCAGGCGGCCCGCGCCGGCCTCGCCTCGCTGCTGCTCTCGCGCTACGACGTCTTCCTGCTCGACGAGCCGACCAACGACCTGGACCTGGAGGGTCTGGAGCGGCTGGAGCAGTTCGTGAAGGGCCTGCGCGCGGGCACGGTCGTGATCAGCCATGACCGCGAGTTCCTGACCCGCACCGTCACCAAGGTCCTCGAACTCGACCTGGCCCAGCAGCAGATCAACCTCTACGGCGGCGGCTACGACGCCTATCTGGAGGAGCGCGAGCGGGCCCGTACGCACGCCCGCGAGGAGTACGACGAGTACTCCGACAAGCGCACGGCGCTCGAAGGCCGGGCGCAGATGCAGCGCAACTGGATGGACAAGGGCGTGCGCAACGCCCGCCGCAAGGCCACGGACAACGACAAGATCGGCAAGAAGCTGCGCGGCGAGTCGAGCGAGAAGCAGGCCGCCAAGGCCCGTCAGACGCAGCGCGCCATCGAGCGGCTCGAAGTCGTCGACGAGCCCCGCAAGGAATGGGAGCTGCGCATGGAGATCGCGGCGGCCCCTCGCTCCGGCTCGGTCGTCGCCACCCTGAACGAGGCGTCGGTGCGGCGCGGGGACTTCACCTTCGGCCCGGCCAGCCTGCAGATCGACTGGGCGGACCGGGTGGCGATCACCGGCGCCAACGGCGCGGGCAAGTCCACTCTGCTCGCCGTGCTCCTCGGCCGGCTGGCGCCCGACTCCGGTGCGGTCACGCTGGGTTCGGGGGTGCTGGTCGGCGAGGTGGACCAGGCGCGCGGCCTCTTCCTCGGGGACGAGCCGCTGCTGGAGGCGTTCTGCGCGGCGGTCCCGGACACCGAGCCGGCCGAAGTGCGGACCCTGCTGGCCAAGTTCGGCCTGAAGGCGGCCCACGTGCTGCGCCCGGCGGCCACGCTCTCCCCCGGCGAGCGCACCCGGGCGGCCCTGGCGCTGCTCCAGGGCCGCGGGGTGAACCTGCTGGTGCTGGACGAGCCCACGAACCACCTGGACCTGCCGGCGATCGAACAGCTGGAGTCGGCCCTCGACGCGTACGAGGGCACCCTGCTGCTCGTCACCCACGACCGCCGGATGCTGGACGCGGTGCACGTGACCCGCCGCCTGGAGGTCGCGGACGGCAAGGTCACCGAGCTCTGA
- a CDS encoding GlxA family transcriptional regulator — protein sequence MSLRNVLVLLYGGVQSLDVTGPVEVFAAVDRFPGRAGSGYTIRTVSPDGAPVRTSSGLTLIPDGDLEGARPGPGTTVLVPGGQYRGDFEPRLTEWLRAHGGGAERLVSVCTGGLLLAEAGLLDGLRATTHWYACERMARDYPKVTVEPDPIYVRDGRVATSAGVTAGIDLALALVEEDHGRELALAVARHLVVFLRRPGNQAQFSAQLAAQTAQRDPLREVQQWITEHPGSDLSVESLAARARLSPRHFARAFQAETGVTPGRYVERVRVEHARRLLEDTEDGVAQISRACGYGTPEALRRAFVKTLGQPPAEYRRRFGHPRPLP from the coding sequence ATGTCGTTGCGAAACGTGCTCGTCCTCCTCTACGGCGGCGTGCAGAGCCTGGACGTGACCGGGCCCGTGGAGGTGTTCGCCGCGGTCGACCGCTTCCCGGGGCGGGCGGGGAGCGGATACACGATCCGTACGGTGTCCCCGGACGGGGCTCCCGTACGGACGAGCAGCGGGCTCACGCTGATCCCGGACGGGGACCTGGAGGGCGCGAGACCGGGGCCGGGGACCACCGTGCTGGTGCCGGGGGGCCAGTACCGGGGGGACTTCGAACCGCGGCTCACCGAGTGGCTCCGGGCGCACGGGGGAGGCGCGGAGCGGCTGGTGTCCGTCTGCACGGGCGGGCTGCTGCTGGCCGAGGCCGGGCTGCTGGACGGGCTGCGCGCCACGACGCACTGGTACGCGTGCGAGCGGATGGCCCGGGACTACCCGAAGGTGACCGTCGAACCGGATCCGATCTACGTACGGGACGGCCGGGTGGCCACCTCGGCCGGGGTCACGGCGGGGATCGACCTCGCGCTGGCCCTGGTGGAGGAGGACCACGGCAGGGAGCTCGCGCTGGCCGTCGCACGGCACCTGGTGGTGTTCCTGCGCAGGCCCGGGAACCAGGCGCAGTTCAGCGCGCAGCTGGCGGCGCAGACCGCGCAGCGGGATCCTTTGCGTGAGGTACAGCAGTGGATCACGGAGCATCCCGGTTCGGACCTGAGCGTCGAGTCCTTGGCGGCCCGCGCCCGGCTCTCACCCCGCCACTTCGCCCGTGCCTTCCAGGCGGAGACGGGGGTGACGCCGGGGCGGTACGTGGAGCGCGTACGGGTGGAACACGCGCGGCGGCTGCTGGAGGACACGGAGGACGGCGTGGCCCAGATCTCCCGGGCCTGCGGCTACGGCACCCCGGAGGCGCTCCGGCGGGCCTTCGTGAAGACCCTGGGCCAGCCCCCGGCCGAATACCGCCGCCGCTTCGGCCACCCCCGCCCCCTCCCCTGA
- a CDS encoding DJ-1/PfpI family protein, with protein sequence MQIAVLLYDRFTALDAIGPFDTLGRLPDAEVVFVSERPGPVRTDNGTLALVADKGLDEVTRPDIVIVPGGPHPELEMENPAVVDWLRAVDATTTWTTSVCTGSLLLAAAGLLKGRKATGHWLYLDRLPAFGVEPTSERVVYDGKYVTAAGVSSGIDMGLGLLGRIAGDAYAQTVQLMTEYDPQPPYDAGSPDKAPAEIVARLRGLNPAPAPRRSS encoded by the coding sequence ATGCAGATCGCAGTCCTGCTCTACGACCGTTTCACCGCGCTCGACGCCATCGGTCCCTTCGACACGCTCGGCCGCCTTCCCGACGCCGAGGTCGTGTTCGTCTCGGAGCGGCCCGGTCCGGTGCGGACCGACAACGGGACGCTGGCCCTCGTCGCCGACAAGGGACTCGACGAGGTGACCCGGCCCGACATCGTCATCGTGCCCGGCGGCCCCCACCCCGAGCTGGAGATGGAGAACCCCGCCGTCGTCGACTGGCTGCGCGCCGTCGACGCGACCACCACCTGGACGACCTCCGTCTGCACCGGCTCGCTCCTGCTGGCCGCCGCCGGGCTGCTCAAGGGGCGGAAGGCCACGGGCCACTGGCTCTACCTGGACCGGCTGCCCGCCTTCGGCGTCGAACCCACCAGCGAGCGCGTCGTGTACGACGGCAAGTACGTCACCGCCGCCGGGGTGTCCTCCGGCATCGACATGGGCCTCGGCCTGCTCGGCCGCATCGCCGGTGACGCGTATGCCCAGACGGTCCAGTTGATGACCGAGTACGACCCCCAGCCGCCCTATGACGCGGGATCGCCGGACAAGGCCCCGGCCGAGATCGTGGCGCGGCTGCGCGGGCTCAACCCCGCGCCGGCCCCCCGGCGGTCCAGCTGA
- a CDS encoding enoyl-CoA hydratase/isomerase family protein: MDAALLHTVADGVATVVISHPAKRNAMTAAMWRALPEVLDGLAADPAVRVLVLTGAGATFCAGADISSLAGDEVPQALAVAAEEALAAFPKPTLAAIRGFCVGGGSQLAAACDLRFAEEGASFGVTPARLGIVYPASSTRRLAALVGPAVAKYLLFSAELIDAEHALRAGFLNELLPAGQLDKRIADFARVLTTRSQLTQAAAKEFANGRTDRDAHWAEQAAGSDDTAEGVAAFLERRTPSFSWTAGGPARG; encoded by the coding sequence ATGGACGCAGCGCTCTTGCACACCGTCGCCGACGGGGTCGCCACGGTCGTCATCTCGCATCCCGCCAAACGCAACGCCATGACCGCGGCGATGTGGCGTGCGCTCCCGGAGGTCCTCGACGGGCTCGCGGCCGACCCGGCCGTACGGGTGCTCGTCCTGACCGGCGCCGGAGCGACGTTCTGCGCGGGGGCCGACATCTCCTCGCTGGCCGGGGACGAGGTCCCGCAGGCGCTGGCCGTGGCGGCCGAGGAAGCCCTCGCCGCGTTCCCGAAGCCGACGCTCGCGGCGATCCGCGGATTCTGCGTGGGCGGCGGCAGCCAGCTCGCGGCGGCCTGCGACCTGCGCTTCGCGGAGGAGGGGGCGTCGTTCGGGGTGACCCCGGCGAGGCTGGGCATCGTCTACCCCGCGTCCTCGACCCGCCGACTGGCCGCACTGGTCGGCCCTGCGGTCGCCAAGTACCTCCTCTTCTCGGCGGAGCTGATCGACGCGGAGCACGCGCTGCGGGCCGGCTTCCTGAACGAGCTGCTGCCGGCCGGACAACTGGACAAGCGGATCGCCGACTTCGCCCGCGTCCTCACCACCCGTTCGCAGCTGACGCAGGCGGCGGCCAAGGAGTTCGCGAACGGGCGGACGGACCGGGACGCGCACTGGGCGGAGCAGGCGGCCGGGAGCGACGACACCGCCGAGGGCGTCGCCGCTTTCCTGGAACGCCGTACGCCCTCGTTCAGCTGGACCGCCGGGGGGCCGGCGCGGGGTTGA
- a CDS encoding ATP-binding protein has product MDVSGSVPPAKEGEPEAPADPLAYEGVWRFTVPAVEESVPQARRAVRDLLGRQGVPADRDLVYSLLLIVSELVTNSVRHAALLSPEVAVEVAIGRAWVRVAVEDNHPYRPKALEADFGQTGGRGLLLVREITLESGGVCDVEHTSTGGKVIWAALPLTGPAAAPAPAL; this is encoded by the coding sequence ATGGATGTCAGCGGGAGCGTCCCGCCAGCGAAGGAGGGGGAGCCGGAGGCGCCGGCCGACCCCCTCGCGTACGAAGGCGTGTGGCGGTTCACCGTTCCCGCTGTTGAAGAATCCGTTCCGCAGGCCCGCCGGGCCGTGCGCGACCTGCTCGGCCGCCAGGGCGTCCCGGCCGACCGGGACCTCGTGTACTCGCTGCTGCTGATCGTCTCCGAACTGGTGACGAACTCGGTGCGGCACGCGGCCCTGCTCTCGCCGGAGGTCGCGGTCGAGGTCGCCATCGGCCGCGCATGGGTACGGGTGGCCGTCGAGGACAACCACCCGTACCGCCCCAAGGCGCTGGAAGCGGATTTCGGCCAGACCGGCGGCCGGGGCCTGCTCCTGGTGCGCGAGATCACCCTTGAGTCCGGTGGGGTCTGCGACGTCGAACACACCTCGACGGGCGGCAAGGTCATCTGGGCGGCCCTGCCGCTCACCGGACCGGCCGCGGCGCCGGCCCCCGCGCTCTGA
- the idi gene encoding isopentenyl-diphosphate Delta-isomerase: MPTTPATAANTASPGTGTQEPIMLELVDESGNTIGTAEKLSAHQAPGLLHRAFSVFLFDEQGRLLLQQRALGKYHSPGVWSNTCCGHPYPGESPFAAAARRTHEELGLSPSLLAEAGTVRYNHPDPASGLVEQEYNHLFVGLAQARLDPDPEEVGDTVFVTAEELAKRHAEAPFSAWFMTVLDAARPAIRELTGEVAGW; encoded by the coding sequence ATGCCGACCACACCAGCCACCGCCGCGAACACCGCGTCCCCCGGCACCGGCACTCAGGAACCGATCATGCTCGAACTGGTCGATGAGTCCGGCAACACCATCGGCACGGCGGAGAAGCTCTCCGCCCATCAGGCGCCCGGTCTGCTGCACCGGGCCTTCTCCGTGTTCCTCTTCGACGAGCAGGGGCGCCTGCTGCTCCAGCAGCGGGCCCTCGGGAAGTACCACTCCCCCGGCGTCTGGTCGAACACCTGTTGTGGTCACCCCTACCCCGGAGAGTCGCCGTTCGCAGCGGCGGCCCGGCGCACCCACGAGGAGCTGGGCCTGTCGCCGTCGCTGCTCGCGGAAGCGGGGACCGTGCGCTACAACCACCCGGACCCCGCCTCCGGGCTGGTGGAGCAGGAGTACAACCACCTGTTCGTGGGGCTCGCACAGGCGCGGCTGGACCCCGATCCGGAGGAGGTCGGCGACACCGTGTTCGTGACCGCCGAGGAGCTGGCGAAGCGGCACGCCGAGGCGCCCTTCTCCGCCTGGTTCATGACCGTGCTGGACGCGGCCCGGCCCGCGATCCGGGAACTGACCGGTGAGGTCGCGGGCTGGTAG